One Psychrosphaera aestuarii DNA window includes the following coding sequences:
- a CDS encoding type II toxin-antitoxin system RatA family toxin — translation MPKLSRSALVMYSCDQMYQLVNDIESYPQFIPNCADAICKVISATELEGSLLINKAGISKWFTTKNELVSNRIINMTLVNGPFKYLTGSWTFTELDSNACKVELQLDFEFSSKMIELAFGKVFNHVTTSMVTAFTQRAKQVYV, via the coding sequence ATGCCAAAACTTTCACGCAGTGCGTTAGTCATGTATAGCTGTGACCAAATGTATCAGTTAGTCAACGATATCGAATCATATCCGCAGTTTATTCCTAACTGCGCCGATGCTATCTGTAAAGTTATCTCAGCAACCGAATTAGAAGGTTCATTGTTAATTAACAAAGCCGGTATTAGCAAGTGGTTTACCACTAAAAATGAACTAGTCTCTAATCGTATTATTAATATGACATTAGTAAATGGTCCATTTAAATATTTAACAGGTAGTTGGACCTTTACCGAATTAGACAGTAACGCTTGTAAAGTAGAACTACAATTAGACTTTGAGTTTTCCTCAAAGATGATTGAATTGGCATTCGGTAAAGTATTTAATCATGTTACCACCAGTATGGTAACCGCGTTTACGCAAAGAGCAAAACAAGTTTATGTCTGA
- the smpB gene encoding SsrA-binding protein SmpB produces MAKKKPKNPSNTIALNKKARHEFQLDKKFEAGIELQGWEVKSIREGKVNISDTYVYLKNGEVFLLNSEIQPLNQASSHVVCEPNRYRKLLLKKREIMELVGAVERQGYTLVATAMYWKKSWVKVEFHLAKGKHSQDKRADIKDRDWGRQKERLMKHSGR; encoded by the coding sequence ATGGCTAAGAAAAAACCAAAAAATCCATCAAATACAATTGCCTTAAACAAGAAGGCGCGCCACGAATTTCAGCTTGATAAAAAGTTCGAGGCCGGTATCGAATTGCAAGGGTGGGAAGTTAAAAGTATTCGCGAAGGTAAGGTTAATATCTCCGATACTTACGTGTATTTAAAAAACGGAGAAGTGTTTTTATTAAACTCTGAAATTCAGCCATTAAACCAAGCATCAAGCCACGTTGTTTGCGAGCCAAATCGTTATCGCAAGTTATTACTTAAAAAACGTGAGATCATGGAACTTGTCGGCGCAGTAGAACGTCAAGGTTATACGCTTGTTGCAACGGCAATGTATTGGAAAAAAAGTTGGGTGAAAGTTGAATTTCATCTAGCAAAAGGTAAACATAGCCAAGATAAACGTGCTGATATCAAAGACAGAGACTGGGGTCGCCAAAAAGAGCGATTAATGAAACATTCAGGTCGCTAG
- a CDS encoding DinB family protein: protein MSLIQEISNDNKFVLNQLLSLTEKLSDSEFKIVKKQHSSSIGAHVRHIIEHYQSFFSASFIVNYDQRTRDPLLENSTLLANQAINDLLTKLTCAQNDQAVNVICATNPHKKSLPVESSLARELVFLYSHTTHHMAIIKLLAADLSLSLSADFGKAASTQAFESHVQPKLA, encoded by the coding sequence ATGTCACTAATTCAAGAAATTTCAAATGATAATAAGTTTGTCTTAAATCAGTTACTATCATTGACGGAAAAGCTCAGTGATAGTGAATTCAAAATCGTCAAAAAACAGCATAGTTCTTCAATAGGCGCACATGTTCGTCACATCATTGAACATTACCAATCATTTTTTTCGGCGAGTTTTATCGTCAATTACGACCAAAGAACCAGAGATCCGCTTCTAGAAAATTCGACATTGTTGGCTAATCAGGCCATTAATGACTTATTGACAAAATTGACGTGTGCTCAAAATGACCAGGCCGTGAATGTAATATGCGCAACAAATCCCCACAAAAAAAGCCTTCCGGTAGAAAGTTCATTAGCCAGGGAGCTCGTTTTTTTGTATAGCCACACAACCCATCATATGGCAATTATTAAGCTGTTAGCTGCCGATTTAAGTTTGTCTTTGTCAGCTGATTTTGGCAAAGCAGCATCTACACAGGCATTTGAGTCTCATGTGCAGCCTAAATTGGCGTAA
- a CDS encoding NRDE family protein: MCSLNWRKFNDRLSLVFTRDESVLRAPSLPPQRFAKGGIEYLMPVDPVGGGSWISANSAGFIFCLLNDYQGQLKSAQADLVSRGQLIKQLAECKSMEQVQHVIKCWPYAKSQPFYLLVLCNTSQTIWHFDGIRAVTNQPAPEQVYSSGHPDVESIQSLRAKFVKESNPKTISDLIRLHQSHQPVVDSDLAYSLCMHREEACSQSLTVIELATGEVNMRYWQGQPCEANLDKPIVKSLLVT; this comes from the coding sequence ATGTGCAGCCTAAATTGGCGTAAGTTTAATGATCGTTTGTCTTTGGTATTTACCAGAGATGAATCGGTACTGAGAGCGCCGTCTTTGCCTCCGCAACGTTTTGCTAAAGGTGGTATTGAATATCTTATGCCGGTTGATCCTGTTGGTGGTGGAAGTTGGATATCGGCAAATAGTGCAGGCTTTATATTTTGTTTGTTGAATGATTATCAAGGTCAATTAAAATCAGCACAAGCCGACTTAGTATCAAGAGGGCAGCTTATAAAGCAGCTCGCAGAATGCAAGTCTATGGAACAGGTTCAACATGTTATCAAGTGCTGGCCTTATGCAAAATCCCAACCCTTTTATTTATTAGTTTTATGTAATACCAGTCAAACTATTTGGCATTTTGACGGAATTAGGGCCGTTACAAATCAACCAGCTCCAGAGCAGGTGTATTCATCTGGTCATCCAGATGTTGAAAGTATACAGTCGTTAAGAGCTAAATTCGTGAAAGAGAGCAATCCCAAAACTATTTCTGACTTGATAAGGCTTCATCAAAGCCATCAACCAGTCGTTGACAGTGATTTAGCATATAGTCTTTGTATGCACAGAGAGGAAGCTTGTAGTCAGTCTTTGACAGTGATTGAATTAGCGACAGGGGAGGTAAATATGAGGTATTGGCAAGGTCAGCCGTGTGAAGCCAACCTTGATAAACCAATAGTTAAATCACTATTGGTTACATAA
- a CDS encoding vWA domain-containing protein: protein MFSKGYRALFTLPIIIATLVLQACSGGDSNKNPEKSDNNVSISGTVTGLADTIVVSLNGTEETLQTNGDFTFVTRIPVNQDYSVQLVQQPAGLNCVINNGSGNAISNVSNIEINCTGIQGTAYSLNPLAFNEASKSILTFAFHIVDRFTGKAVEALTTDNVRDYLTITENELAISPLESFLEIEQLVGIDAQYTTVFAIDISSSMTAGDLQQITTSIKNTISDQDGNSLLQANQRVSIFTFDSAVENIVTSSQSLDTIFTALDNIKVGGNSTNLFGAIAASADSWVNEVSLSLVSYGSLILFTDGNDTSDIVSQETARAAIGNKDVYFITIGSESNTSVLENFTDSSNIFSISDFNELGAVLDSTLQFAKSYENGLYLLSYATPKRAGNHKLGVAANDNYDCNSPVNDSETQQVSDTGFITHCVDSVTYDFNADGYVDVVPTVELSGIRATVSPTVTWEAKVRWSNAEPALQWEVEDCVGSIDYDISRNGKLVTFTRPSDSFNMVQVTVTDNKTLATQDGYLKMSNDESDFEFIKNRRDEDLCNQ, encoded by the coding sequence ATGTTTTCAAAGGGTTATAGAGCTCTTTTTACCCTGCCTATCATTATAGCTACGCTTGTTTTACAAGCATGCTCTGGAGGCGACTCAAATAAAAATCCAGAAAAAAGTGATAACAATGTGTCAATCAGTGGCACTGTTACCGGCTTAGCAGACACGATTGTCGTGAGTTTAAATGGTACTGAAGAAACACTTCAAACCAATGGTGACTTCACATTTGTCACTCGTATTCCAGTCAATCAAGACTACTCGGTTCAGTTAGTTCAACAACCAGCTGGATTAAATTGTGTCATTAACAACGGCTCTGGCAACGCAATCAGTAACGTCAGTAATATTGAGATTAACTGTACTGGCATTCAAGGCACTGCATACAGTTTAAATCCATTAGCGTTTAACGAAGCATCAAAGTCTATATTGACGTTTGCATTTCACATTGTTGACCGATTTACTGGCAAAGCAGTAGAAGCCCTCACCACCGACAATGTGAGAGACTATCTAACAATTACGGAAAACGAATTAGCCATTTCACCATTAGAATCATTTTTAGAGATTGAACAACTAGTCGGCATTGATGCTCAATATACAACGGTTTTTGCTATTGATATTAGCTCGTCTATGACCGCTGGTGACCTGCAACAAATAACCACAAGTATTAAAAATACGATTAGTGATCAAGATGGCAACTCGTTGCTACAAGCTAACCAACGTGTATCAATTTTCACGTTTGATAGTGCTGTTGAGAATATTGTTACTTCAAGCCAAAGCCTAGATACGATTTTCACGGCGTTAGACAATATAAAAGTAGGTGGTAATAGTACTAACTTATTTGGGGCGATCGCCGCCAGTGCCGATAGCTGGGTAAACGAAGTTTCCTTGAGCCTGGTTAGTTACGGTAGTCTAATTTTATTTACTGATGGCAACGATACGTCTGATATTGTTTCTCAAGAAACTGCTCGAGCAGCAATTGGTAATAAAGATGTCTATTTTATTACTATTGGCAGTGAGTCGAATACAAGCGTGTTGGAGAATTTTACGGACAGTTCAAATATTTTTTCCATTAGTGATTTTAACGAACTTGGGGCCGTATTAGATAGCACTTTACAATTTGCAAAAAGTTATGAAAACGGCCTTTACTTACTGAGTTACGCGACGCCAAAACGAGCAGGAAATCATAAACTTGGCGTTGCTGCTAATGATAACTATGATTGTAATAGTCCCGTAAATGACAGCGAGACTCAACAAGTTTCAGATACTGGTTTTATTACTCATTGTGTTGATAGCGTAACATACGATTTTAACGCTGACGGCTACGTCGACGTTGTGCCTACGGTTGAACTAAGTGGTATTAGAGCAACGGTTTCGCCTACCGTAACATGGGAAGCAAAAGTTCGCTGGAGCAACGCTGAGCCCGCGTTACAGTGGGAAGTTGAAGATTGTGTTGGGTCAATTGATTATGATATTAGTCGTAATGGTAAGTTAGTTACCTTCACCCGACCTAGCGATTCGTTCAATATGGTCCAAGTTACCGTAACTGATAATAAGACTTTGGCCACGCAAGATGGTTATTTAAAGATGTCTAATGATGAATCTGACTTCGAATTTATCAAAAACAGACGAGACGAAGATTTATGTAACCAATAG
- a CDS encoding TcpQ domain-containing protein, whose translation MDKNKSKKKQSGYLGKILAPVIFILIIVGFVYWGSDESNKTSENAVAKGVAKFYAEVRQALKPGAERLNDYTIKLPEPEQSMVQQLASLDGTVEPASDNWQGASIKRSFKQNDTLKTALETYARTEGMELIWDLKYDYIVKEHFTESSDFKSLVNKISSVVSGDYSGQVKTYFCKDARALVITDKTDTYISKHCQPTR comes from the coding sequence ATGGATAAAAATAAAAGCAAAAAGAAGCAATCTGGGTATTTAGGTAAAATATTAGCCCCTGTCATATTTATCTTAATTATTGTTGGTTTTGTTTATTGGGGTAGTGACGAAAGTAATAAAACTAGTGAAAATGCGGTAGCGAAAGGTGTTGCCAAGTTTTACGCTGAAGTTCGCCAGGCCCTTAAGCCAGGTGCTGAACGCCTAAATGATTATACAATTAAACTACCTGAACCAGAGCAATCTATGGTTCAACAACTTGCCTCATTAGACGGAACCGTTGAGCCCGCATCTGACAATTGGCAAGGAGCCTCTATAAAACGCTCTTTTAAACAAAACGATACGTTAAAAACCGCACTTGAAACCTATGCAAGAACAGAAGGCATGGAGTTGATTTGGGATTTAAAATACGACTACATCGTAAAAGAGCACTTTACTGAAAGTAGTGACTTTAAATCGCTAGTCAACAAAATATCTTCTGTTGTTAGTGGCGATTATAGTGGCCAAGTTAAAACGTATTTTTGCAAAGACGCACGAGCACTCGTAATTACGGATAAAACCGATACCTACATTAGTAAGCATTGTCAGCCAACAAGATAG
- the lpxL gene encoding LpxL/LpxP family Kdo(2)-lipid IV(A) lauroyl/palmitoleoyl acyltransferase produces MFLTCHQARNPVLSKRESSHSFIAPTFSLSFLHPKFWLTWLTISTLYLLSWLPYKLQLAMGRLIGRLLMKVLKRRKNIASRNLQLCFPNMSATEIDKLVKINFENAGIALFESGISWWWPSWRAKPICHVKGTEHIDDALQQGKGIFLLFFHILPLEMMARVLGEAGYPCVGFYRPHNNKLLEWVQYRGRCRSNRYMIGKRDVKGLLKALSNGEVTVYLPDHDYGPNRSVFAPFFDVEQAATTTGTEIFSRHKNAVTIPTKLKRLPNNGGYEIEFLPALTDYPSDDSLENAKMINKWVEEAVLDNMEQYMWVHRRFKTRPEDAPESLY; encoded by the coding sequence ATGTTTTTAACTTGTCACCAAGCACGGAATCCAGTTTTGAGTAAACGAGAATCGAGTCATTCATTTATCGCCCCTACATTTTCTTTGAGTTTTTTGCATCCTAAATTTTGGCTGACCTGGTTAACGATCTCAACACTATATCTACTTAGTTGGCTACCATATAAACTGCAATTAGCTATGGGTCGACTCATCGGCAGACTATTAATGAAAGTTTTAAAGCGACGTAAAAACATCGCCAGTCGCAACCTACAACTGTGCTTTCCAAATATGTCAGCGACTGAAATAGACAAGTTAGTTAAAATAAATTTTGAAAATGCTGGCATCGCACTTTTCGAGAGTGGCATATCTTGGTGGTGGCCGTCTTGGCGAGCAAAGCCAATATGCCATGTTAAAGGAACAGAGCATATTGATGACGCGTTGCAACAAGGCAAAGGCATTTTTCTACTATTTTTCCACATCTTGCCATTGGAAATGATGGCCAGAGTATTAGGCGAAGCTGGTTACCCGTGCGTTGGTTTTTACCGCCCCCACAACAACAAACTGCTTGAATGGGTTCAGTACCGAGGTCGCTGTCGCTCAAACAGATATATGATTGGTAAGCGAGATGTTAAAGGCTTACTAAAAGCCTTATCTAACGGTGAGGTTACTGTTTATTTACCTGATCATGATTATGGACCAAACCGAAGTGTATTTGCTCCGTTTTTTGATGTTGAACAAGCGGCAACAACAACTGGAACTGAAATTTTTTCTCGACATAAAAACGCAGTTACCATTCCAACTAAATTAAAAAGATTACCGAATAACGGTGGTTATGAGATTGAATTTTTACCAGCTTTAACCGATTATCCTAGTGACGACTCTTTAGAAAACGCTAAGATGATAAATAAATGGGTCGAAGAAGCTGTTTTAGATAATATGGAACAATATATGTGGGTACACCGTCGGTTTAAAACTAGACCTGAAGACGCCCCTGAATCGTTATATTAA